A single region of the Brassica rapa cultivar Chiifu-401-42 chromosome A03, CAAS_Brap_v3.01, whole genome shotgun sequence genome encodes:
- the LOC103858957 gene encoding FHA domain-containing protein At4g14490 isoform X1, whose amino-acid sequence MTPPLLKLALVKGPREGESFEYKPGSTIRIGRFVRGNEIAIKDAGISTKHLRIVSDSENWIIHDLGSSNGTTLNSESLDADAPATLRHGDEIKLGEYTSIVVSFETDVEAAEEEKEEEPKLPPRPRRNTRRRIPDPEPDPVQEKPTQPEPAKRGRATRSKVAVTKEEEEAAVAVEKKGNSRARGGKKKNTEAVLDSIKLEIEDTPKGVEISAKKRGTRSSRQVGDVKSEDTGLEEMRRTTRSKRKEIGGDDSFLDLDMVLSQARANKKKVEKKSVVGEMEARDEDVEDDKENEKDVEAQKGRSEPSDEEDDAPKRVEQVETESRKTTLGEDDACKREEQVEIESRKTTLGEEDVVEDKENEKEDDTSDKDDETSKKVEIELGKSALGEDGEAENLQDAVEESVEAGVETSDGECDEEEEEKAEQESRNEKNVEKVDLEKMTLGDWFEYMKVYMRKKIVDETEEMIEGMRAKSRRVHQYIAEQKQAQGKEMDV is encoded by the coding sequence ATGACTCCGCCACTGCTGAAGCTCGCGCTCGTCAAGGGCCCAAGAGAAGGCGAATCTTTCGAATACAAGCCCGGATCCACTATCCGGATCGGCCGATTCGTTCGTGGCAACGAAATCGCTATCAAAGACGCCGGAATCTCCACCAAACACCTCCGAATCGTCTCCGATTCCGAGAACTGGATAATCCACGACCTCGGATCTTCCAACGGCACCACGCTCAACTCTGAATCTCTCGACGCAGACGCTCCCGCTACTCTCCGCCACGGAGACGAAATCAAGCTCGGTGAGTATACTTCCATCGTAGTGAGCTTCGAGACTGATGTTGAGGCGGCcgaggaggagaaggaggaggagcctaAGCTTCCTCCGAGGCCGAGAAGGAATACGAGACGACGCATTCCTGATCCAGAACCGGATCCGGTTCAGGAGAAACCAACGCAGCCTGAACCGGCGAAGAGAGGTAGGGCTACGAGAAGTAAAGTAGCGGTTAcgaaggaggaagaagaagcggCTGTTGCGGTGGAGAAGAAGGGAAACTCTAGGGCTCGGGGAGGTAAGAAGAAGAACACTGAGGCGGTTTTGGATTCAATCAAATTGGAGATTGAGGATACACCGAAGGGAGTGGAGATCTCAGCGAAGAAGAGAGGGACAAGGAGCAGCAGGCAGGTTGGGGATGTAAAGAGTGAGGATACTGGTTTAGAGGAGATGAGAAGAACTACGAGAAGCAAGAGGAAAGAGATTGGTGGAGATGATTCTTTtctggatttggatatggtcCTGAGCCAAGCCCGTGCTAACAAgaagaaagtggagaagaagAGCGTTGTAGGAGAGATGGAAGCTAGAGATGAGGATGTTGAAGATGATAAGGAAAATGAAAAGGATGTTGAAGCTCAGAAAGGTCGCAGTGAACCtagtgatgaagaagatgatgcaccTAAGAGGGTAGAGCAGGTGGAGACTGAGTCAAGAAAGACCACATTAGGAGAAGATGATGCATGTAAGAGGGAGGAGCAGGTGGAGATTGAGTCAAGGAAGACCACATTAGGAGAAGAGGATGTTGTAGAAGATAAGGAAAATGAAAAGGAGGATGATACAAGTGATAAAGATGATGAGACGTCTAAGAAGGTCGAGATTGAGTTAGGGAAGAGCGCATTAGGAGAAGATGGAGAGGCAGAGAACTTACAAGATGCAGTTGAAGAGAGCGTTGAGGCTGGAGTTGAGACATCAGATGGAGAgtgtgatgaagaagaagaagaaaaggctGAGCAGGAATCAAGGAATGAAAAGAATGTAGAGAAGGTGGATCTAGAGAAGATGACACTAGGAGATTGGTTTGAATACATGAAGGTGTACATGCGGAAAAAAATAGTGGATGAGACAGAGGAGATGATAGAGGGAATGAGAGCTAAATCTCGGAGAGTTCACCAGTATATTGCAGAGCAGAAGCAAGCACAGGGCAAAGAAATGGATGTGTAG
- the LOC103858957 gene encoding FHA domain-containing protein At4g14490 isoform X3 produces MTPPLLKLALVKGPREGESFEYKPGSTIRIGRFVRGNEIAIKDAGISTKHLRIVSDSENWIIHDLGSSNGTTLNSESLDADAPATLRHGDEIKLGEYTSIVVSFETDVEAAEEEKEEEPKLPPRPRRNTRRRIPDPEPDPVQEKPTQPEPAKRGRATRSKVAVTKEEEEAAVAVEKKGNSRARGGKKKNTEAVLDSIKLEIEDTPKGVEISAKKRGTRSSRQVGDVKSEDTGLEEMRRTTRSKRKEIGGDDSFLDLDMVLSQARANKKKVEKKSVVGEMEARDEDVEDDKENEKDVEAQKGRSEPSDEEDDAPKRVEQVEIESRKTTLGEEDVVEDKENEKEDDTSDKDDETSKKVEIELGKSALGEDGEAENLQDAVEESVEAGVETSDGECDEEEEEKAEQESRNEKNVEKVDLEKMTLGDWFEYMKVYMRKKIVDETEEMIEGMRAKSRRVHQYIAEQKQAQGKEMDV; encoded by the exons ATGACTCCGCCACTGCTGAAGCTCGCGCTCGTCAAGGGCCCAAGAGAAGGCGAATCTTTCGAATACAAGCCCGGATCCACTATCCGGATCGGCCGATTCGTTCGTGGCAACGAAATCGCTATCAAAGACGCCGGAATCTCCACCAAACACCTCCGAATCGTCTCCGATTCCGAGAACTGGATAATCCACGACCTCGGATCTTCCAACGGCACCACGCTCAACTCTGAATCTCTCGACGCAGACGCTCCCGCTACTCTCCGCCACGGAGACGAAATCAAGCTCGGTGAGTATACTTCCATCGTAGTGAGCTTCGAGACTGATGTTGAGGCGGCcgaggaggagaaggaggaggagcctaAGCTTCCTCCGAGGCCGAGAAGGAATACGAGACGACGCATTCCTGATCCAGAACCGGATCCGGTTCAGGAGAAACCAACGCAGCCTGAACCGGCGAAGAGAGGTAGGGCTACGAGAAGTAAAGTAGCGGTTAcgaaggaggaagaagaagcggCTGTTGCGGTGGAGAAGAAGGGAAACTCTAGGGCTCGGGGAGGTAAGAAGAAGAACACTGAGGCGGTTTTGGATTCAATCAAATTGGAGATTGAGGATACACCGAAGGGAGTGGAGATCTCAGCGAAGAAGAGAGGGACAAGGAGCAGCAGGCAGGTTGGGGATGTAAAGAGTGAGGATACTGGTTTAGAGGAGATGAGAAGAACTACGAGAAGCAAGAGGAAAGAGATTGGTGGAGATGATTCTTTtctggatttggatatggtcCTGAGCCAAGCCCGTGCTAACAAgaagaaagtggagaagaagAGCGTTGTAGGAGAGATGGAAGCTAGAGATGAGGATGTTGAAGATGATAAGGAAAATGAAAAGGATGTTGAAGCTCAGAAAGGTCGCAGTGAACCtagtgatgaagaagatgatgcaccTAAGAGGGTAGAGCAG GTGGAGATTGAGTCAAGGAAGACCACATTAGGAGAAGAGGATGTTGTAGAAGATAAGGAAAATGAAAAGGAGGATGATACAAGTGATAAAGATGATGAGACGTCTAAGAAGGTCGAGATTGAGTTAGGGAAGAGCGCATTAGGAGAAGATGGAGAGGCAGAGAACTTACAAGATGCAGTTGAAGAGAGCGTTGAGGCTGGAGTTGAGACATCAGATGGAGAgtgtgatgaagaagaagaagaaaaggctGAGCAGGAATCAAGGAATGAAAAGAATGTAGAGAAGGTGGATCTAGAGAAGATGACACTAGGAGATTGGTTTGAATACATGAAGGTGTACATGCGGAAAAAAATAGTGGATGAGACAGAGGAGATGATAGAGGGAATGAGAGCTAAATCTCGGAGAGTTCACCAGTATATTGCAGAGCAGAAGCAAGCACAGGGCAAAGAAATGGATGTGTAG
- the LOC103858957 gene encoding FHA domain-containing protein At4g14490 isoform X2 encodes MTPPLLKLALVKGPREGESFEYKPGSTIRIGRFVRGNEIAIKDAGISTKHLRIVSDSENWIIHDLGSSNGTTLNSESLDADAPATLRHGDEIKLGEYTSIVVSFETDVEAAEEEKEEEPKLPPRPRRNTRRRIPDPEPDPVQEKPTQPEPAKRGRATRSKVAVTKEEEEAAVAVEKKGNSRARGGKKKNTEAVLDSIKLEIEDTPKGVEISAKKRGTRSSRQVGDVKSEDTGLEEMRRTTRSKRKEIGGDDSFLDLDMVLSQARANKKKVEKKSVVGEMEARDEDVEDDKENEKDVEAQKGRSEPSDEEDDAPKRVEQVETESRKTTLGEEDVVEDKENEKEDDTSDKDDETSKKVEIELGKSALGEDGEAENLQDAVEESVEAGVETSDGECDEEEEEKAEQESRNEKNVEKVDLEKMTLGDWFEYMKVYMRKKIVDETEEMIEGMRAKSRRVHQYIAEQKQAQGKEMDV; translated from the exons ATGACTCCGCCACTGCTGAAGCTCGCGCTCGTCAAGGGCCCAAGAGAAGGCGAATCTTTCGAATACAAGCCCGGATCCACTATCCGGATCGGCCGATTCGTTCGTGGCAACGAAATCGCTATCAAAGACGCCGGAATCTCCACCAAACACCTCCGAATCGTCTCCGATTCCGAGAACTGGATAATCCACGACCTCGGATCTTCCAACGGCACCACGCTCAACTCTGAATCTCTCGACGCAGACGCTCCCGCTACTCTCCGCCACGGAGACGAAATCAAGCTCGGTGAGTATACTTCCATCGTAGTGAGCTTCGAGACTGATGTTGAGGCGGCcgaggaggagaaggaggaggagcctaAGCTTCCTCCGAGGCCGAGAAGGAATACGAGACGACGCATTCCTGATCCAGAACCGGATCCGGTTCAGGAGAAACCAACGCAGCCTGAACCGGCGAAGAGAGGTAGGGCTACGAGAAGTAAAGTAGCGGTTAcgaaggaggaagaagaagcggCTGTTGCGGTGGAGAAGAAGGGAAACTCTAGGGCTCGGGGAGGTAAGAAGAAGAACACTGAGGCGGTTTTGGATTCAATCAAATTGGAGATTGAGGATACACCGAAGGGAGTGGAGATCTCAGCGAAGAAGAGAGGGACAAGGAGCAGCAGGCAGGTTGGGGATGTAAAGAGTGAGGATACTGGTTTAGAGGAGATGAGAAGAACTACGAGAAGCAAGAGGAAAGAGATTGGTGGAGATGATTCTTTtctggatttggatatggtcCTGAGCCAAGCCCGTGCTAACAAgaagaaagtggagaagaagAGCGTTGTAGGAGAGATGGAAGCTAGAGATGAGGATGTTGAAGATGATAAGGAAAATGAAAAGGATGTTGAAGCTCAGAAAGGTCGCAGTGAACCtagtgatgaagaagatgatgcaccTAAGAGGGTAGAGCAGGTGGAGACTGAGTCAAGAAAGACCAC ATTAGGAGAAGAGGATGTTGTAGAAGATAAGGAAAATGAAAAGGAGGATGATACAAGTGATAAAGATGATGAGACGTCTAAGAAGGTCGAGATTGAGTTAGGGAAGAGCGCATTAGGAGAAGATGGAGAGGCAGAGAACTTACAAGATGCAGTTGAAGAGAGCGTTGAGGCTGGAGTTGAGACATCAGATGGAGAgtgtgatgaagaagaagaagaaaaggctGAGCAGGAATCAAGGAATGAAAAGAATGTAGAGAAGGTGGATCTAGAGAAGATGACACTAGGAGATTGGTTTGAATACATGAAGGTGTACATGCGGAAAAAAATAGTGGATGAGACAGAGGAGATGATAGAGGGAATGAGAGCTAAATCTCGGAGAGTTCACCAGTATATTGCAGAGCAGAAGCAAGCACAGGGCAAAGAAATGGATGTGTAG
- the LOC103858958 gene encoding ecotropic viral integration site 5 protein homolog has protein sequence MSRKRTENDTESGSGTATPVDRFGFLKQEHASKARTTTTASSTNHDREERKVRKWRKMIGVGGSDWKHYVRRKPNVVKRRIRKGIPDCLRGLVWQLISGSRDLLLMNPGVYEQLVIYETSASELDIIRDISRTFPSHVFFQKRHGPGQRSLYNVLKAYSVYDRDVGYVQGMGFIAGLLLLYMSEEDAFWLLVALLKGAVHAPMEGLYHAGLPLVQQYLFQLESLVKELIPKLGEHFTQEMINPSMYASQWFITVFSYSFPFPLALRIWDVFLSEGVKIVFKVGLALLKYCQDELVKLPFEKLIHALKTFPEDAMNPDTLLPLAYPIKVSRRLEELKVEYEKTIAKPVQP, from the exons ATGAGTAGAAAAAGAACAGAAAATGACACTGAGTCAGGATCAGGAACAGCCACTCCGGTGGATAGATTCGGGTTCCTCAAGCAAGAACATGCCAGCAAGGCTAGAACAACAACGACAGCATCATCCACTAACCACGACAG AGAGGAGAGAAAAGTGAGGAAATGGAGGAAGATgattggggttggaggcagtgacTGGAAGCATTACGTTAGAAGGAAACCTAACGTTGTCAAGAGGCGTATACGCAAAGGCATCCCTGATTGCTTAAGAGGTCTTGTTTGGCAGTTGATCTCTGGAAGCCGCGACCTTTTGCTTATGAATCCTGGTGTTTATGAG CAATTGGTGATTTATGAGACATCGGCATCAGAACTTGATATCATTCGAGACATATCACGTACTTTCCCGTCCCATGTTTTCTTTCAGAAGCGACATGGGCCTGGACAAAGATCGTTGTACAATGTTCTTAAGGCATACTCAGTTTATGACAGAGATGTTGGATATGTTCAG GGGATGGGTTTTATAGCCGGTCTGTTGCTTCTTTATATGAGCGAAGAAGATGCCTTCTGGTTATTAGTTGCGTTGCTCAAAGGAGCTGTTCATGCTCCTATGGAAGGATTGTACCAT GCAGGGCTTCCTCTTGTACAACAATACCTGTTTCAGTTAGAAAGCTTGGTAAAGGAGCTAATCCCAAAGCTGGGAGAACATTTTACTCAAGAGATGATCAATCCGAGTATGTATGCAAGTCAGTGGTTCATCACCGTCTTCTCTTATTCATTTCCGTTCCCTTTGGCTCTTCGGATATGGGATGTGTTTCTCTCTGag GGAGTTAAAATAGTGTTCAAAGTGGGCTTAGCATTGTTGAAGTATTGCCAAGATGAGCTG GTAAAATTACCGTTTGAGAAACTCATACATGCTCTGAAAACATTCCCTGAAGATGCAATGAATCCGGATACCTTGCTTCCATTGGCCTACCCCATTAAG GTATCAAGACGTTTGGAAGAACTGAAAGTGGAATATGAGAAGACTATTGCCAAACCTGTTCAACCATAA